From a single Candoia aspera isolate rCanAsp1 chromosome 2, rCanAsp1.hap2, whole genome shotgun sequence genomic region:
- the FERRY3 gene encoding protein C12orf4 homolog, which translates to MEREFVYKFNAGNQHFVLTVPLKFPVQENVSHLPRRLMLLHNLPFFVENGLKESLTRFIEEESVQDFDREAEAALEAVKSGKVDLHQLANAWAQAYTEATSEHARPEDPSWDEDFADVYHDLIHSPASETLLNLEHNYFVSISELISERDVELKKLRERQRTEMDKVMQELGKSLTDQDVNMLAAQHFESQQLLENKWNNELKQTTAIQKQEYQEWVVKLHKDLQNPNSSIGDEIKVTPNQWRESEEGTGRLFEDQRQLEESFTIHLGAQLKTMHNLRLLRADMLDFCKHKRSHRSGVKLHRLQTALSLYSTSLCGLVLLVDNRISSYSGIKRDFATVCQECTDFHFPGVQEQLEIVQQVVLYARAQRSSKSKRLNEAGNRISGNEDKSKNGEQNQSNIFPGEFYITRHSNLSETHVTFHLCVDDNVRSGNITARDPAIMGLRNILKVCCTHDITTVSIPLLLIHDMSEEMTISWCLKRAELVFKCVKGFMMEMASWDGGISRTVQFLVPQSISEEMFYQLSNMLPQIFRVSSTLTLTSKH; encoded by the coding sequence ATGGAGAGAGAATTTGTGTATAAATTCAACGCTGGGAACCAGCATTTTGTACTTACCGTGCCACTGAAATTCCCAGTCCAAGAAAACGTTAGTCATTTGCCTAGGCGTCTAATGCTTCTTCATAATTTGCCGTTCTTCGTAGAAAATGGCTTGAAAGAATCGCTAACTCGATTCATAGAGGAGGAATCTGTACAAGACTTTGATAGAGAAGCAGAAGCGGCTCTGGAAGCTGTAAAATCTGGTAAAGTGGATTTACACCAGCTGGCTAACGCTTGGGCCCAAGCTTACACTGAAGCAACATCAGAACATGCAAGACCAGAAGACCCCAGCTGGGAtgaagattttgcagatgtttatcATGATCTGATCCATTCTCCTGCCTCTGAAACTCTGTTAAACCTGGAACATAACTATTTTGTTAGCATCTCCGAATTAATAAGCGAGAGGGATGTGGAGCTAAAAAAACTGCGTGAAAGGCAACGGACAGAAATGGATAAGGTGATGCAAGAACTGGGGAAATCATTAACAGATCAAGATGTAAACATGTTGGCAGCTCAGCACTTTGAATCCCAGCAGCTATTGGAGAACAAGTGGAACAATGAATTGAAACAAACCACAGCAATCCAAAAACAGGAGTATCAGGAATGGGTGGTCAAACTTCACAAGGACCTGCAAAATCCCAACAGCAGTATTGGTGATGAGATCAAAGTTACTCCTAATCAGTGGAGAGAATCTGAAGAAGGAACTGGAAGACTCTTTGAGGACCAGAGGCAATTGGAAGAAAGTTTCACTATCCATTTGGGGGCACAGCTGAAAACCATGCATAATCTGCGGCTCCTGAGGGCAGATATGCTGGACTTCTGCAAGCACAAGCGCAGTCACCGCAGCGGAGTCAAACTCCATCGGCTTCAAACTGCACTCTCGCTTTATTCAACTTCGCTTTGTGGTCTAGTCTTGCTTGTGGATAATCGCATCAGTTCCTACAGTGGGATCAAAAGAGATTTTGCAACTGTTTGCCAGGAGTGCACAGATTTCCATTTTCCTGGAGTTCAGGAGCAGCTTGAAATTGTCCAGCAAGTTGTACTTTATGCCCGAGCACAGCGGAGTAGTAAGTCCAAAAGACTAAATGAAGCAGGAAACAGAATTAGCGGCAATGAAGATAAATCTAAGAATGGTGAACAAAATCAATCAAATATTTTTCCAGGGGAATTTTACATCACCCGACATTCAAATCTCTCTGAAACTCATGTGACTTTTCATCTTTGTGTGGATGACAATGTGAGGTCAGGTAATATTACAGCCCGGGATCCTGCAATCATGGGCCTCCGAAATATCCTTAAAGTGTGCTGCACCCATGACATCACTACAGTTAGTATTCCTCTTTTGCTGATACATGATATGTCTGAAGAAATGACAATATCTTGGTGTCTGAAAAGAGCAGAGCTTGTATTTAAGTGTGTCAAAGGGTTTATGATGGAAATGGCTTCCTGGGATGGTGGGATTTCTCGAACTGTTCAGTTCTTGGTACCACAGAGTATTTCTGAAGAAATGTTTTACCAACTGAGTAACATGTTGCCACAGATTTTCCGTGTGTCATCTACGCTCACTCTGACATCCAAACACTGA